The following are encoded together in the Saliniramus fredricksonii genome:
- a CDS encoding DMT family transporter, which translates to MQPLIGILLKIFSAFAFTMMAATIKLVSDSFPVGQLIFFRSAFALIPLLIWLAWSDVMVNAVRTHNLKGHLLRSIIGVTGMFCGFAALSYLPLSDAVAIGYAAPLIVVVLAALVLKETVRAYRWSAVAIGFVGVILMLTPQFGVVDAAIANENRALGATFAIFAALCTAGATIQVRRLTATERTGAIVFYFSVFSTLIGLATIVFGWNMPGLIDFGILVVIGILGGIGQILLTQSYRFGDASLIAPFEYTTMIWALLLGWFVFGDWPQAIVLTGAAIVIAAGIFVIWREHRLGLARKKAAEMASKRAI; encoded by the coding sequence GTGCAGCCCCTCATCGGCATCCTTCTGAAGATCTTCTCGGCCTTCGCCTTCACGATGATGGCGGCGACGATCAAGCTCGTCAGTGATTCGTTTCCGGTTGGACAGCTGATCTTCTTCCGCTCCGCCTTCGCCCTCATCCCCCTATTGATCTGGCTCGCCTGGAGCGACGTGATGGTGAACGCGGTGCGCACGCACAACCTGAAGGGCCACCTGCTGCGCAGCATCATCGGCGTGACGGGCATGTTCTGCGGATTCGCGGCGCTGAGCTATCTCCCGCTCTCCGATGCGGTGGCAATCGGCTATGCTGCGCCGCTGATCGTGGTCGTGCTCGCGGCGCTCGTTCTCAAGGAAACGGTGCGCGCCTATCGCTGGAGCGCCGTCGCCATCGGCTTCGTCGGCGTGATCCTGATGCTGACGCCGCAATTCGGCGTGGTCGATGCCGCAATCGCCAACGAGAATCGGGCACTGGGCGCGACCTTCGCGATCTTCGCCGCCCTGTGTACCGCTGGCGCGACGATCCAGGTCCGCCGCCTCACCGCGACCGAGCGTACCGGCGCCATCGTCTTCTACTTTTCGGTCTTCTCGACCCTGATCGGTCTCGCGACGATCGTTTTCGGCTGGAACATGCCGGGCCTGATCGATTTCGGCATTCTCGTCGTGATCGGCATTCTGGGCGGGATCGGCCAGATCCTGCTCACCCAGAGCTATCGCTTCGGCGATGCCTCGCTGATTGCGCCGTTCGAATATACCACCATGATCTGGGCGCTGCTGCTCGGCTGGTTCGTCTTCGGCGACTGGCCGCAGGCGATTGTGCTGACCGGCGCCGCCATCGTCATCGCAGCCGGCATCTTCGTCATCTGGCGCGAACACCGTCTCGGGTTGGCCCGCAAGAAAGCCGCGGAGATGGCGTCGAAGCGGGCCATCTGA
- a CDS encoding substrate-binding domain-containing protein yields MKFTTLTSAIALATAGIMVAGAAQAQTRDQIRIVGSSTVFPYSQAASEEYANVTGNPAPVIESTGTGGGMQIFCEGVGPNTADITGASRAMTESEWALCQENGVTEVTEAQIGSDGLSIAQSVDGESFNLTFAQIFQALAAEVAVDGEIVENPYTRWSEIDSSLPDAEIVAFGPPPTSGTRDAFVELAMHSGCNEFEVIAALEDSDEDRWEEICSRMRQDGPFVEAGENDNLIVQRLQQDPNAVGIFGYSFLYENQDTLKAVSVEGVEPTFDSIADGSYQVSRPLFFYIKNAHRGVIPGLTEFVELYVSEDVMGPGGLLSERGMVPLPDAAREETQQEVADSVTFDRYAM; encoded by the coding sequence GTGAAATTCACCACCCTTACCAGCGCGATTGCCCTCGCGACCGCCGGCATCATGGTTGCCGGCGCTGCCCAGGCCCAGACGCGCGACCAGATTCGTATCGTCGGCTCATCGACTGTCTTCCCCTACAGCCAGGCGGCTTCGGAAGAATATGCCAACGTCACCGGCAACCCTGCTCCGGTCATCGAATCCACCGGCACGGGCGGCGGCATGCAGATTTTCTGCGAAGGTGTCGGCCCCAACACGGCGGACATCACGGGCGCTTCGCGCGCCATGACGGAATCCGAGTGGGCGCTCTGCCAGGAGAACGGCGTCACCGAAGTCACCGAAGCCCAGATCGGCTCGGACGGCCTCTCGATCGCCCAGTCCGTGGACGGCGAGAGCTTCAACCTTACTTTCGCGCAGATTTTCCAGGCGCTGGCCGCCGAAGTCGCGGTCGATGGCGAAATCGTCGAGAACCCCTACACTCGCTGGAGCGAAATCGACTCCTCGCTCCCCGATGCCGAGATCGTTGCATTCGGCCCGCCGCCGACCTCTGGTACGCGTGACGCCTTCGTCGAACTCGCCATGCATTCAGGCTGCAACGAATTCGAAGTGATCGCCGCCCTCGAAGATTCCGACGAGGATCGCTGGGAAGAAATCTGCTCGCGCATGCGTCAGGACGGCCCCTTCGTCGAGGCGGGCGAAAACGACAACCTGATCGTGCAGCGCCTGCAGCAGGATCCGAATGCCGTCGGCATCTTCGGCTACTCCTTCCTCTACGAGAACCAGGACACGCTGAAGGCCGTCTCGGTCGAAGGCGTCGAGCCGACATTCGACTCGATTGCCGATGGCTCGTATCAGGTATCGCGCCCGCTGTTCTTCTACATCAAGAACGCGCATCGTGGTGTGATCCCCGGCCTGACGGAGTTCGTTGAACTCTACGTCAGCGAAGACGTGATGGGCCCTGGTGGTCTGCTCTCCGAGCGTGGCATGGTTCCGCTCCCGGATGCTGCCCGTGAAGAGACCCAGCAGGAAGTTGCTGACAGCGTGACTTTCGATCGCTACGCAATGTGA
- the pstC gene encoding phosphate ABC transporter permease subunit PstC, with product MLTNVFFAILILSVLAFMVGRLQARRFAEAGPSQKLHSRPVYHGAFVAIWVGVPALVLVMLWLVFQGTVIDSLIIASLPETLTRDASSTQLDLYLSEIKNVANGIIFGEPQPAISAAAERYERWVSIARWAMVVVALCLMIITLFVAQARLSLRFRARQGFERGITILMVTCSVIAIMTTVGIIASLLFEAWFFFSLVPPTEFLFGLNWEPQIAIRADQVAGAGAFGAVPVFVGTLLIATIAMFVATPIGLFSAIYLAEFASDRLRRTVKPLMEILAGIPTVVYGFFAILVVAPALRNAGTALGLPISPNTALAAGSVMGIMLIPFISSLSDDALRAVPRSLREGSLALGATKAETITKVLLPAALPGIMGGILLAVSRAIGETMIVVMAAGLIATLTFNPLDSVTTVTVQIVTLLIGDTAFDNPKTLAAFGLGLVLFIATLGLNVIALRIVQKYREQYD from the coding sequence ATGCTCACGAATGTCTTCTTTGCCATCCTGATCCTGTCCGTGCTGGCATTCATGGTCGGGCGGCTCCAGGCGCGCCGGTTTGCCGAGGCCGGGCCATCGCAGAAGCTGCATTCACGCCCGGTCTATCATGGGGCGTTCGTCGCCATCTGGGTAGGCGTTCCGGCCCTTGTCCTCGTCATGCTCTGGCTGGTTTTTCAAGGCACCGTCATCGACAGCCTGATCATCGCGAGCCTTCCCGAGACATTGACGCGCGACGCATCGTCCACGCAGCTGGATCTCTATCTTTCCGAAATCAAGAACGTCGCCAATGGCATCATCTTCGGTGAACCGCAGCCGGCCATTTCTGCTGCTGCGGAGCGCTACGAGCGCTGGGTGAGCATTGCCCGCTGGGCCATGGTCGTGGTCGCGCTGTGCCTGATGATTATCACGCTCTTCGTCGCACAGGCCCGCTTGTCCCTGCGCTTTCGCGCGCGTCAGGGTTTCGAGCGCGGCATCACCATCCTGATGGTCACCTGCTCGGTCATTGCCATCATGACGACGGTGGGGATCATCGCCTCGCTGCTTTTCGAAGCCTGGTTCTTCTTTTCGCTGGTTCCGCCCACGGAATTCCTGTTCGGTCTGAACTGGGAACCGCAGATCGCGATCCGCGCTGACCAGGTCGCCGGCGCCGGCGCGTTCGGTGCGGTTCCCGTCTTCGTCGGCACGCTGCTGATTGCCACGATCGCCATGTTCGTGGCGACCCCGATCGGCCTGTTCTCGGCGATTTATCTGGCGGAATTCGCCAGCGACCGCCTGCGCCGCACAGTCAAGCCGTTGATGGAAATCCTCGCGGGTATCCCGACAGTCGTGTACGGATTCTTCGCCATCCTCGTGGTCGCCCCCGCCTTGCGCAACGCCGGCACGGCTCTGGGTCTTCCGATCTCGCCGAATACGGCCCTCGCGGCCGGCAGCGTGATGGGAATCATGCTGATCCCGTTCATCTCCTCGCTCTCCGACGATGCGCTGCGCGCGGTGCCGCGTTCCCTGCGCGAAGGCTCGCTGGCGCTCGGCGCGACCAAGGCGGAGACGATCACCAAGGTGCTGCTGCCGGCCGCCCTGCCCGGCATCATGGGCGGCATCCTCCTCGCCGTCAGTCGCGCAATCGGCGAGACCATGATCGTGGTGATGGCGGCCGGACTGATAGCGACACTCACCTTCAATCCACTCGACTCCGTGACGACGGTTACCGTTCAGATCGTGACGCTGCTGATCGGCGACACCGCCTTTGACAATCCGAAAACCCTGGCCGCTTTCGGGCTGGGGCTCGTCCTGTTCATCGCGACGCTCGGCCTCAATGTTATCGCGCTGCGCATCGTCCAGAAGTACAGAGAGCAGTATGACTGA
- the pstA gene encoding phosphate ABC transporter permease PstA, whose translation MTDTAAPAMADFDWGSGHAKARRSKRYAKEKRLRAYGIAAITAALSLLALLLGSLILNGYTAFVQTKVEVPFYIDPEVVSQDNLQRGNFREITSRSVAALFPDLPEEDLRTAVRILTNNTPFLVRNAVMEDPGLIGETVTLEIPASDPFDQLNKGQVNRDTPEAQRRVDDFEVALFDQLVEQGRVSTPFNFALFTNADSRFPELAGLAGAITGSFFALLVCFILSFPIGIAAAVYLEEFAPKNRWTDVIEVNINNLAAVPSIVFGLLGLAVFLGWFGLPRSAPLVGGMVLSLMTLPTIIIATRAALKAVPPSIREAALGVGASKHEVVMHHVLPLALPGILTGTIIGLAQALGETAPLLLIGMNAFITSPPGGLLESSTALPTQIYIWADSPERGFVSRTSAGILVLMGFLITMNAIAVYLRQRIERTW comes from the coding sequence ATGACTGATACAGCCGCTCCCGCCATGGCCGATTTCGACTGGGGTTCCGGGCACGCCAAGGCGCGCCGGTCGAAACGTTATGCCAAGGAAAAAAGGCTGCGCGCCTATGGCATCGCCGCGATCACGGCGGCCCTGTCCCTGCTGGCATTGCTGCTCGGTTCGCTGATCCTCAACGGCTATACGGCCTTCGTCCAGACGAAGGTCGAGGTGCCGTTCTACATTGATCCCGAGGTCGTTTCGCAGGACAACCTCCAGCGCGGCAACTTTCGCGAGATCACCAGCCGCTCCGTGGCGGCGCTGTTTCCGGACTTGCCGGAGGAGGATCTGCGCACGGCGGTGCGGATCCTGACCAACAATACACCCTTCCTTGTGCGCAACGCCGTGATGGAAGATCCGGGTCTGATCGGGGAGACGGTGACGCTGGAGATCCCGGCCTCGGATCCGTTCGACCAGCTCAACAAGGGGCAGGTCAACCGGGATACGCCGGAAGCGCAGCGGCGGGTGGATGATTTCGAGGTCGCGCTGTTCGACCAGCTGGTCGAGCAGGGACGCGTGTCCACGCCGTTCAATTTCGCGCTGTTCACCAATGCCGACAGCCGCTTCCCGGAGCTTGCCGGGCTTGCCGGCGCCATTACCGGCTCGTTCTTCGCCCTGCTCGTCTGCTTCATTCTGAGTTTTCCGATCGGCATTGCTGCGGCAGTCTATCTGGAGGAATTCGCGCCGAAGAATCGCTGGACCGACGTGATCGAGGTCAACATCAACAATCTCGCGGCCGTGCCGTCGATCGTCTTCGGCCTGCTCGGCCTCGCCGTCTTCCTCGGCTGGTTCGGTCTGCCGCGCTCGGCGCCGCTGGTCGGCGGGATGGTGCTCTCCCTGATGACCCTGCCCACGATCATCATCGCTACCCGCGCGGCCCTCAAGGCGGTCCCGCCGTCGATCCGCGAAGCGGCGCTCGGCGTGGGCGCCTCGAAGCACGAGGTGGTGATGCATCACGTGCTGCCGCTGGCCCTTCCGGGCATCCTGACCGGCACCATCATCGGTCTGGCCCAGGCGCTGGGCGAGACCGCCCCGCTGCTGCTCATCGGCATGAATGCCTTCATCACCAGCCCGCCGGGTGGCCTGCTGGAATCATCGACCGCGCTGCCGACGCAGATCTACATCTGGGCCGACAGCCCGGAACGCGGCTTCGTCTCGCGAACTTCCGCCGGTATTCTGGTCCTTATGGGCTTTCTGATCACAATGAACGCGATCGCCGTCTATCTGCGACAGCGCATCGAACGCACCTGGTGA
- the pstB gene encoding phosphate ABC transporter ATP-binding protein PstB, translating into MPNRARTKIETKGVDVFYGQKQAIFDVSLDIPEKAVTAFIGPSGCGKSTFLRCINRMNDTIDIARVTGRIAIDERDIYDPDLDVVELRARVGMVFQKPNPFPKSIFENIAYGPRIHGLARSKTDFEEIVEGSLRRAGLFEEVKDRLQEPGTGLSGGQQQRLCIARAIAVNPDVILMDEPCSALDPIATARVEELIDELRTNYTIVMVTHSMQQAARVSQKTAFFHLGYLVEEGPTEGIFTSPREKRTQDYITGRFG; encoded by the coding sequence ATGCCGAATCGGGCGAGGACGAAGATCGAGACCAAGGGTGTCGATGTCTTCTATGGTCAGAAACAGGCGATCTTCGACGTGTCGCTGGACATTCCCGAGAAGGCCGTCACGGCCTTCATCGGTCCGTCCGGCTGCGGCAAGTCAACCTTCCTGCGGTGCATCAACCGCATGAACGACACCATCGACATTGCGCGGGTGACCGGGCGCATCGCCATCGACGAGCGCGACATCTATGATCCCGACCTGGACGTCGTGGAGTTGCGTGCGCGGGTCGGCATGGTCTTCCAGAAGCCGAATCCGTTTCCGAAATCGATCTTCGAGAACATCGCCTATGGGCCGCGCATTCATGGCCTGGCCCGCAGCAAGACCGATTTCGAGGAGATCGTCGAGGGCAGCCTGCGACGCGCAGGCCTTTTCGAGGAGGTGAAGGACCGGCTTCAGGAGCCCGGCACCGGACTGTCTGGCGGCCAGCAGCAGCGCTTGTGCATCGCGCGCGCCATTGCCGTGAATCCCGACGTCATCCTCATGGATGAGCCGTGCTCGGCGCTCGATCCGATCGCAACGGCGCGCGTCGAAGAACTGATCGACGAGCTGCGGACGAACTACACCATCGTCATGGTGACACATTCCATGCAGCAGGCGGCCCGCGTCTCGCAGAAGACGGCCTTCTTCCATCTCGGCTATCTCGTCGAGGAAGGGCCGACCGAGGGGATTTTCACGAGCCCCCGCGAGAAGCGGACGCAGGATTACATTACGGGCCGTTTCGGCTGA
- the phoU gene encoding phosphate signaling complex protein PhoU, which translates to MVDHTVSSFDDELQGLRSAIMEMGGIAEKMLLDATTALVRRDVNQAQAVVAMDDRLDDLQRQIEERAILTIAKRQPLAVDLREVISAIRIASDIERIGDMAKNIGKRTLAVSGQFEPQKVVLGVNRMSELVQAQLKDALDAYTQGNLEAAMDVWERDEATDALYTSLFRELLTYMMEDPRNISFCTHLLFCAKNVERIGDHTTNIAETVHYLVKGEPLTAERPKKDRTSLEHVEHTGK; encoded by the coding sequence ATGGTCGATCATACCGTTTCCTCTTTCGATGATGAATTGCAGGGCCTGCGTTCGGCCATCATGGAGATGGGCGGGATCGCGGAAAAGATGCTGCTCGATGCCACCACCGCATTGGTGCGCCGCGACGTCAACCAGGCCCAGGCCGTGGTCGCCATGGATGACCGCCTTGACGATCTGCAGCGCCAGATCGAGGAGCGCGCCATCCTCACCATCGCCAAGCGCCAGCCCCTGGCGGTGGATCTGCGCGAGGTGATCTCCGCCATCCGCATCGCCAGCGATATCGAGCGTATCGGTGACATGGCCAAGAATATCGGTAAGCGCACGCTGGCCGTCTCCGGCCAGTTCGAGCCGCAGAAGGTGGTGCTCGGTGTCAACCGGATGAGCGAACTTGTCCAGGCGCAGCTCAAGGATGCCCTCGATGCCTATACCCAGGGCAATCTCGAGGCGGCGATGGATGTCTGGGAGCGCGACGAAGCGACGGATGCGCTCTATACCTCGCTGTTTCGCGAATTGCTCACCTACATGATGGAAGATCCGCGCAACATCTCCTTCTGCACGCATCTGCTCTTCTGCGCCAAGAATGTGGAACGTATTGGCGACCACACCACCAATATCGCGGAGACGGTGCATTACCTCGTCAAGGGCGAACCGCTGACGGCCGAGCGCCCGAAGAAGGATCGTACCTCCCTCGAGCATGTCGAACATACGGGCAAGTGA
- the phoB gene encoding phosphate regulon transcriptional regulator PhoB, with protein sequence MSTKVLVVEDEEALTLLLRYNLEAEGYEVDCVMRGDDAEIRLKEHVPDIAIVDWMLPGISGIELCRRIRAWENTRRLPVIMLTARGEEGDRVRGLATGADDYIVKPFSVPEFVARVKALLRRTDPNLLTDKLVAGDIELDRDSRRVRRNGTELHLGPTEFRLLEFLMRTPGRVFTREQLLDNVWGRDVYIDERTVDVHVGRLRKAVKAQSGSDPIRTVRGAGYAFEG encoded by the coding sequence ATGTCGACGAAGGTTCTGGTGGTCGAGGACGAGGAAGCGCTGACCCTGCTCCTGCGCTACAATCTCGAAGCGGAAGGCTACGAGGTCGATTGCGTGATGCGTGGTGACGACGCGGAAATCAGACTCAAGGAACATGTGCCGGATATCGCCATCGTGGACTGGATGCTGCCCGGGATTTCCGGCATCGAGCTTTGCAGGCGTATCCGGGCATGGGAAAACACGCGCCGCCTGCCGGTGATCATGCTCACCGCGCGCGGCGAGGAAGGCGACCGTGTGCGCGGTCTCGCAACAGGCGCCGACGATTATATCGTCAAGCCGTTTTCCGTTCCGGAATTCGTCGCCCGTGTGAAAGCGCTGCTGCGCCGCACTGATCCCAACCTGCTGACCGACAAGCTGGTCGCCGGCGATATCGAGCTCGACCGCGACAGCCGCCGCGTGCGCCGCAACGGCACCGAACTGCATCTCGGCCCGACGGAATTCCGCTTGCTCGAATTCCTGATGCGCACGCCCGGGCGCGTCTTCACCCGCGAGCAGCTGCTCGACAATGTCTGGGGGCGCGACGTCTATATCGACGAGCGTACCGTCGATGTCCATGTCGGGCGTCTGCGCAAGGCCGTCAAGGCGCAATCGGGTTCAGATCCGATCCGCACCGTGCGCGGCGCGGGCTATGCCTTTGAGGGGTGA
- a CDS encoding peptidoglycan-binding domain-containing protein, with amino-acid sequence MLIGIEMLMLGHEAPLRAFLDTARADAESGDPGAMTAFAYLGRYQTEHWDWTDQFRAHQQNYPQSIAHFGLEEWSERDAHPIRSIAPRLRNEADAFVERASQAGFAPAHVIHLAGQRPASFTPCKTRSSIGGAGLFGMSDDPDADDTPTNRFFKSFVDLPDRERVARDLMDWSRDVIRAGITGGETGTLTPDMEAATNVAKAYAEIRSNCALSIENGTLDFGVEDRDEAATGMHHAVAAPGIRYQWEPALVYALFVDQYYDSPDRHYAAARILQAGGYIESLDFHNERVDAVIGTFSRETVREAQRIMAEYGYYTAAIDGIPGPNFRNGLMQWNDECRLDFGENPQKCLRLGPALLDHEWVHPFLGDVAQLR; translated from the coding sequence ATGCTGATCGGCATCGAGATGCTGATGCTCGGCCACGAGGCGCCCTTGCGTGCATTTCTCGATACGGCAAGGGCCGATGCGGAATCGGGCGACCCCGGCGCGATGACCGCCTTTGCCTATCTCGGCCGCTACCAGACCGAGCACTGGGACTGGACCGATCAGTTCAGGGCTCACCAGCAGAATTATCCGCAGAGCATCGCTCATTTTGGTCTGGAGGAGTGGAGTGAGCGGGATGCTCATCCGATCCGCAGCATTGCGCCACGTTTGCGCAACGAAGCCGACGCGTTTGTCGAACGCGCCTCGCAGGCCGGATTCGCACCGGCCCACGTGATTCATCTGGCCGGCCAGCGCCCGGCGAGCTTCACACCATGTAAGACGAGGTCCAGCATCGGGGGTGCCGGCCTCTTCGGCATGTCCGACGATCCTGATGCCGACGACACCCCCACCAACCGCTTTTTCAAGTCCTTTGTCGATCTGCCTGATCGCGAACGGGTCGCGCGTGATCTGATGGATTGGTCGCGTGACGTGATCAGAGCGGGCATCACCGGCGGCGAGACCGGTACGCTGACGCCCGACATGGAGGCCGCAACCAATGTTGCCAAGGCTTATGCAGAGATCAGGTCCAACTGCGCCTTGTCCATCGAAAACGGCACGCTTGATTTCGGAGTCGAAGACCGCGATGAGGCCGCAACCGGCATGCATCACGCAGTGGCCGCGCCGGGTATCCGGTACCAATGGGAGCCTGCCCTCGTCTACGCGTTATTCGTCGATCAATACTACGACAGCCCCGACCGGCACTACGCCGCCGCGCGGATTCTGCAGGCGGGTGGTTACATTGAGTCCCTTGATTTTCATAATGAGCGCGTGGACGCCGTCATCGGAACGTTTTCACGCGAGACCGTGCGGGAGGCGCAGCGCATCATGGCCGAATACGGCTACTACACTGCGGCAATCGACGGAATTCCCGGACCGAATTTCCGCAATGGCCTGATGCAATGGAATGATGAATGCCGCTTAGATTTCGGCGAGAACCCGCAGAAGTGCCTGCGGCTCGGGCCCGCCCTTCTCGATCACGAATGGGTGCATCCGTTCCTCGGAGATGTCGCGCAGTTGCGCTGA
- a CDS encoding Glu/Leu/Phe/Val family dehydrogenase has protein sequence MRIFDNPHFDAHESVVFVHDARTGLRAIIAIHDTRLGPAAGGCRFWNYESEDAAIADVLRLSRGMTYKNAVAGLDLGGGKSVIIGDPRAIKTPQLMRAFGRSVERLGGAYTTAEDVGVDVEDMEHVRETTRHVAGLAHGAHASGDPSPTTAKGIVNGLRRAVAQRLNRDDLGGLLVAVQGLGHVGWHVCSRLHEGGAKLIVSDIDAARVERAVSEFGATACAAEAVLSVEADVFAPCALGAVLNARSIPALRVAIVAGAANNQLEDIADADRLHARGILYVPDFAINAGGIISVSREIAGVADPDWIAGRMHQLDANIAAILAEAEAERVSPHHIAMRFAERRLDAAGR, from the coding sequence ATGAGGATCTTCGATAATCCGCATTTCGATGCGCATGAGTCCGTCGTCTTCGTTCATGACGCCCGGACGGGGTTGCGCGCCATCATCGCGATCCATGATACGCGGCTCGGTCCGGCTGCGGGTGGATGTCGGTTCTGGAATTACGAGAGCGAAGACGCCGCGATCGCCGACGTGCTGCGGCTTTCGCGTGGCATGACCTACAAGAACGCGGTTGCCGGCCTTGATCTCGGCGGCGGCAAGTCGGTGATCATCGGTGATCCCAGAGCGATCAAGACACCACAGCTCATGCGCGCTTTCGGGCGGTCGGTCGAACGTCTCGGCGGGGCCTATACCACGGCAGAAGATGTCGGAGTGGATGTCGAGGACATGGAGCATGTGCGCGAGACCACCCGCCACGTCGCCGGTCTGGCGCATGGCGCTCATGCCAGCGGCGACCCCTCGCCAACCACGGCGAAGGGCATTGTCAACGGTCTTCGCCGGGCAGTGGCGCAGCGACTGAATCGCGATGATCTCGGCGGTCTGCTGGTGGCGGTACAGGGCCTCGGCCATGTCGGCTGGCATGTCTGCTCGCGTCTGCACGAAGGCGGCGCGAAGCTCATCGTCAGCGATATCGACGCCGCTCGGGTCGAGCGCGCCGTCTCGGAATTCGGCGCGACGGCTTGCGCTGCGGAGGCTGTCCTCTCCGTTGAGGCGGACGTGTTCGCGCCCTGCGCGCTGGGGGCGGTGCTGAATGCGCGCAGCATCCCCGCTCTGCGCGTCGCCATCGTTGCGGGTGCCGCCAACAACCAGCTGGAGGACATCGCCGATGCGGACAGGCTGCACGCGCGCGGTATTCTCTACGTGCCCGATTTCGCCATCAATGCCGGCGGCATCATCAGCGTCTCACGTGAGATCGCCGGTGTCGCCGATCCCGACTGGATAGCCGGGCGCATGCACCAGCTCGACGCGAACATCGCCGCGATCCTCGCCGAAGCGGAAGCGGAGCGCGTCTCGCCGCATCACATCGCCATGCGCTTCGCCGAAAGACGGCTGGACGCGGCGGGGCGGTGA
- the metZ gene encoding O-succinylhomoserine sulfhydrylase → MPVDSPFDDERTEVAVGSGLTDHLHPETLAVHAGGMRTPFGETSEALFLTQGFVYPDMESAERRFAGEDPDGFIYSRFSNPTVAMFEQRMATLDGAEAARATGTGMAAVAAALLGYLKAGDHVITSRVLFGSCAVILGEILPKFGVESTFIDGTRPENWRAALRPNTRAFFIESPANPTTELIDIAETAEIAHEAGAILIVDNALGTPLIQNPLQHGADVVTYSATKHIDGQGRCLGGLVLASEEFIETHLKNYLRHTGPALSPFNAWVLLKGLETLPLRIARQARNARALADALKRLRGVSQVLYPGLPDNPQAAIFKKQMKSGGSVLAFELEGGKEAAFRFGKALELVRISNNFGDAKSLVTHPATTTHQRFSREEREAIGISEGMLRLSAGLEHQGDLINDVVSAVKAAH, encoded by the coding sequence ATGCCTGTCGACAGCCCTTTCGATGACGAACGTACCGAGGTCGCGGTCGGTTCCGGTTTAACCGACCATCTCCATCCGGAAACGCTGGCAGTCCATGCGGGCGGCATGCGCACGCCCTTCGGCGAGACGAGTGAAGCCCTGTTTCTGACACAGGGCTTCGTCTATCCCGATATGGAAAGCGCCGAGCGGCGCTTCGCCGGCGAAGACCCCGACGGCTTCATCTATTCGCGTTTCTCGAATCCGACCGTCGCCATGTTCGAGCAGCGCATGGCCACGCTGGACGGCGCCGAGGCCGCGCGCGCGACGGGAACCGGGATGGCGGCGGTGGCCGCAGCGCTGCTCGGCTATCTGAAAGCGGGCGATCACGTCATCACCTCGCGGGTGCTGTTCGGCTCCTGCGCCGTGATCCTCGGCGAGATCCTGCCGAAATTCGGCGTCGAATCGACCTTCATCGATGGCACGCGCCCGGAGAACTGGCGCGCGGCCCTGCGGCCCAACACCCGTGCCTTCTTCATCGAGAGTCCAGCCAATCCCACCACCGAATTGATCGATATCGCCGAGACCGCCGAAATCGCGCACGAGGCCGGCGCGATCCTGATCGTCGACAACGCGCTCGGCACGCCCCTGATCCAGAATCCGCTGCAACACGGCGCGGATGTCGTGACCTATTCCGCGACCAAGCATATCGACGGCCAGGGACGATGTCTGGGCGGGCTGGTGCTCGCAAGCGAAGAATTCATCGAGACCCACTTGAAGAACTACCTGCGCCATACCGGCCCGGCGCTGTCACCCTTCAATGCATGGGTCCTGCTCAAGGGGCTGGAGACACTGCCGCTGCGGATTGCCAGACAGGCACGCAATGCCCGCGCCCTGGCCGATGCCCTGAAACGCCTTCGCGGCGTGAGCCAGGTGCTCTATCCGGGCCTGCCGGACAATCCGCAGGCAGCAATCTTCAAGAAGCAGATGAAGAGCGGCGGCAGCGTGCTCGCCTTCGAACTCGAAGGCGGCAAGGAGGCGGCGTTCCGCTTCGGCAAGGCGCTGGAGCTCGTCAGGATCTCCAACAATTTCGGCGACGCCAAGAGCCTCGTCACCCACCCTGCCACGACGACGCATCAGCGCTTCAGCCGGGAGGAGCGCGAGGCGATCGGTATCAGTGAGGGCATGCTGCGCCTCTCGGCCGGGCTGGAGCACCAGGGCGATCTGATCAACGATGTCGTGAGCGCAGTAAAAGCTGCGCATTAG